The window aatgttttactggtataatataaccagtcttcaaAGCATAAGGAATCCAACTTTCCCTGCTTATTGTAAATCAATTCCCCCAGCTATTACCCATCTGTCTTGTGCCCGTTTCCTCTCGTTACACTCATCGATGGAATCGTCGATTTATTGAtcatataaaacacacaactgtaAACTCTGTCAAAACGTTGAGCCTTTCCTGGCTGTTTAATATATACATTTAACATTTCACAGAATGACATTGTAAAGATTTAAATTGATGTCATGATCACTGCTATGACAGTAAATAATTACATTCTCAGAATTACTCTTTACTTTTACATTCTATTTACATAGAAGTCATCCACAAGGATAATAATGAAGCGACCATATAGGCTCATTATGTCTATAtgtgtatccactcctaaaatCTACAAAACGATATTTCCTTTTATGTTTCTTCTTGAGGACTAGTTTGATCCTTGAGCTCAGCTGGTCCTGAACTGTCAGAGAGACCATGCATAGGTCCAGGAGATTTGTCACTAAAAAAGGACAAGAAATAATTATTTATGTGGCTTACTCAAAATATCAAAGACATAGATCATTTTTGTTCTGTCTTACCTTTCTccatctttgtctgtctgtgaagGATGTTAAAACAGAATATAAGCTCAAGCCAATcaacattattgtttttttattaagtcaAAGCATTAGATTATCTTGTGATTCTTTACCTTAGGCCTTTGTGATGCACTGACTCCAGTCTTCCTAGGAACCCCGAGATTCTCAAAGGAGTGGCTCCGCACTCTGATGGCTCTCTAATAACAAACAAGAGTGAATGTTGAATCTAGATAATAAAGCCAGATCTGTAAATTGAAGTGTGAAGAAGTCCAATATTTACCTTAAAGTTCTCAATGAATCCTCCGCTCCCTTCAGGCACCCCCCGTACTCCCTCAGAAGAAGGAAGAGCAGACAGTGCTGGATCTCCCATCATGCACTTGGATTGAGTTGAGAGTTCGGCTTGCAAGCACTCAAGGAGCGATGAGCGAGTTCGCAGCTTTTTTCAGAGGAAGACAGGAGAGCAAACATGGCAGAGAGAAATCAGACAACAGGCTTGTGCATTCACACATTAACatcatgaataaatacaaattgtCCTCCACCTCTAGCCTGCTGAATCGTTGAGCTTTGTAGCAGGAAATCTGTGCATTGATGAGTTTGGTCAGAAGGAATTCTCTCAGCAGGGATCGCTTTAAGACAGGACAGAGACAAACCAAGACCGCTGTTAAGAATCTCAGTCAATGATTTATACTCAGGTTAGCAACATGTGGACTTAGATGCTCTCTGGGCGTACAAGTGAAGTAATATAAAGTTTAATGAGTGGAGGATAAAAGACACAGATCATATCCAGGCAggaaataaacatttcataaCGATCAAAGACCGAGGCAGACAAGAGCAAGAGACACAGGGTGTTCTTCAAGagctctgtatttatttatttaattataccttttctttttgaagaatATATACTATataattcaattttacactctgttgttgaacatgctacacacataggctgaaatacacacacatgcaaacaggagtgagggggctgcccacagcgagcactcCTGAGGTGGTGGGTGGGGGAGTTTGGTGACTTGCTTGAGGGAGGAAGTGCTCAGGAAGTAAACTGCTACCAGAcaaatttccagatttggtctgcTGCAAGACCTGGGACTTGAACGGGCGACCCTCCAGtatccaacccaagtccctacagactgagctataCAGACTGGTGCATGTCATCCTTCCTGGACATTAATGTCCTAAAGACTAAATAAATGACAGTGGATTTCAGGAAACATCCCTCTGTCATTTTCcctgtttttattaacaacCAGGCTGTTGAGGCGGTGCACCACTACAAGTACCTGGGGACCATCATCGATGACAAACTCACCTTCGAGCTCCAAACTGAAGCTGTTTGCAAAAAAGCTCATCAGCGTGTGCACTTTCTAAGGAAGCTTAGGAATTTTAATGTTGACCGCAACAAAATGCAGAGCATTGTTAAACTGTGTGTCAGAATCCCAGGATTGTCCCTTTCTGACCTTTCTCATTTATATAGAACAAACTGTTTTAAGAAAGCTCAGTCAATCTTGGCAGATCAAAGTCATCCTTTGTCCAAGGATTTTAAGTTGCTGCCGTCAGGCCGCAGATTCAGCCTGccagcatgcaggacaaagaggaTGAGAAACCATCACCTTTTTAAACCACTAACTGTGTTGCCTCTGCTTCCATTTGTCTCTTAActattgcatttatttattgtccattCTATGTTGTTTGCTGATCGCgggctgtatgtatgtatgtgtttttctgctgaatgcaagacaaattgccctctcgcagggataataaagacaaccttgaactTTGAACCTTATACCGCCCCGATTAGCACATAGCCTAAGGTAATGAGTTCTATTGAAATTCTAAATGCCCAGTTGTGGGTGAACACACAGACCTATTTTCTGTGCAGAGAAAAAGGGCAGGAAAAGTAAGTTAAAGTAACATAATTAAGATTACTTCTGGCTGTATTCCAGTTAGGTAAGCCAGTTCTAGGTGGATCGATCATcgtttaagataagataagttAAGACAACACTTTATTGTCGGTTTGCACAGAAATTTGCGTCATTGACACCTGTACTTTTGCTACAAAAGTACAGGTGTCTCCATATCTCCATATAATTACAAAATGTCGGCCATAAATAAGGAACAACAGCTGGAAAAGAAGGGACCAACGACTCTGAAATAATGATACATTAGTCATTAATAGACTGATAATTACAAATGATATTAGTAATTATGATTCGATAGCTGCTCTACTTGTAtttctttgagtaaaaaaaaaaaaaaaaaagtttgttgaCTATGGTAGGTTTCTTACGTCTGTGAAGATGGGAGGATTGGGGAGAATCGGACCAAAGGGAGGAACATCCTCTCTGGCTGTGACGGACACCTGTGAAGAGATGAAAATGATCCAAGGAAATTATAGATTTCTTTTCACTTGATTAAATTTCTAACTTAAAGtaaaaaacttttttgatggtgatgatggttaCACCTGGTAAGCAGTtccttctgtctcctcttcACTCTGAATCCTCCTGACCACCAGGAAACAGTGCAGGAATTGAGACTTGATTACATCAGCGAGAAAGGGGGTTTGGCCCTCCTGGTAGACCAGAGCTACGATATCATTACCAATGTGTCTTTTCCTTTGTAACtgtaggataaaaaaaaaaaaaagtgagtcaTTGTTTTCTTCAGAAAGTCATCACAAAATGATCCTCAGAAAAACTCTATCCTGTCTGACCTGCTGTGGGTCTCCCTCTGTGAACGGCAGCTTAGTTGCGACATGAAACATGATTTCTCTCCCATGAAAGGAGGTGTAGACCGCTTCACTCCCTGTCTGACCGTGACACACATCCAGCCCTCCTCTGAACCTGAAAGAAAGGAAGTGAGGGAACACAATCATGGGACATTGCACACTGCATGTCTCATCTGTTCAATTGCATCAAAATAACACACTTTACCCGCTGAAACCATGCAGTTGAATCGTCTCTCCAAGAATAGAGATGAAATCTTTAAACTCCTCACTCTCCTCGCTGTTACTCAGAATGTCCTCCTCAGTGAACTAGACACAGAAGAATTTTGTCTGAGTGGGGAGGTTATGATTCTGAGTGGGGAGGTTATGATCTGGTGCCATTTTTCAGACAGTTTTATAAATGCACAACATTTTATCCATACACATTTCTCACCTGCCCTTCTTTTTGGTACAAAACTCCAAACTTGAAGTTTGGAGACACACGGTGTTCATCAAATGCTGTTATAAGTTCTGGAGCCTGAGGGATGAGTGACAGAGAGCTTTTAATAAAATCAGTATAAATTAAGCTGTGTAATTATAtagttattgtttattttagaaGCATTACCTTGAGGTGGCCGACCACTTCAAACCTTGAGACGCTCACTCTGTCGCAGAGCATCTAGAGAGCATGTGAGAGatcttataaacatgttttacactTCCTGAGGTCACATGTTACTGATTACATCTATCAAGTACAGTAGAATGTTTTTGAAGGGGTTGTGTTCAGTTTCTATGTTATATGAAATTACACCTTTATTTAACTATATTAtaactggacatattgtacTTTTAATaccatttacatttatttaaccaCTTTAGTTACTTCTTAAATTGGTTGTTTTCATAAAACAGTACATAGCAAGTCTAGATTGTAGCTAATATTACCTCCATGGTGACGAGCTAGCACTAATCATGCTTAAATCATGCTTAAGGCCTATCAATGATAATAATTATCATAataattttatttgtatagcgctttttaaaaacaaagtgctttgacaatgCAGAAGAAAACGTAACAACAACACATAAGAACccaaatcacaacaacaacgcAGCCCACGGAAGAGACAcccaaccaacaacaacaacaacctcgaCAGTAAAATACCCCCAAACAAAAAACCTGACcaacatcagaacccaaacatcagaATTCTAGCAAGAACAACTCATAATAAATGTTGATGCATTAATTCACAGAAATGCAACATTTGTGAATGTTTATTCTTGGTACTTTCAATGTTTCTATAATTGGTTGTGATGCAGATCATTTACAGTGTGGTACTGCATCCTTCAGTGTAGTCTCCATATTGTTTAAGAACACCAGAATGAACAGTTTCCTACCTTTGCTAACTCGACAGCAGACGGGATGTTGGGGAAAAGTGAGAGGGAGAAAACTCCATGCAGAGAGCTCTCTTTCATCCTGTTAGACAAGAAACACAGTGTCTGTGTATAAGTGATGCAGTATTGCTTCAAATAAACTGAATATAAAGATCAGCCTTAGACATGTTTAAAGACGTAACAATTCACTGTTGAATTTGATTGATGAGtaataaatgttaataataatgttttccTACACGAAAAAGCTCATACATTGATGAAAATGACTCTGCCTCTTTGATGTAAAGAAATAAGAATGTATTACAGGGTACATGTATTAAATTAAAGAGGTTTCCACCTTAGTATGACCCGCAGCttgttctcctcttcctccagacacacagacagaaccaGAGGCCCCAGAGCCAGATCCActgctgtgaatgtgtgatGGTACTAAAGAAGGAGAAACATAAGAAAACCTGAACCCCGACCTAGGAGAGATGATATATATCTTTAAGATTGCGTTTAAAGTTTCCTCACTCGTGAGCGGAAGAACTCATGGTAGATTTTggcctctccgtctctctccatGATGTCATAGCTCTCTGGATCTGGGCCTGAGTGGGATGAGGTGGGACTCACACCCACAAGCCTCTCCAGAGGGGGGTCTATCCAATAACCCCCTGACTCTGAGGGCAGGATGAGCGGCAGGTCTCCACCTATCGTTAACATCTGGGACTTAAAGAGACACAAAGGAGCACCTTATGATGATGCAGTtgtgttttgacagttttttgtttttgcataaaCAAATGTCACAATGCTCCTGGAAAGGTCGGCGtcaacacccacacacacaacacacccacacacacacacacacacacacacacacacacacacacacacacacacacacacacacgcacatgtgcaactaaatgtgttttttttttcaccttcagACTGAAGACTAACCTTCAGAGGAAGAGGGAACTCACACCGCTGCTCATCGATCCTGCTGCCCTGATGGACAAGGGGGAGTATTGATGATATGAAACTtccttaacacacacatgcactgctcGAGATCAATGGATGTGTAACTCACCTGCAGCTTTTCAATGATTTCAAACAGCTCAGTGTCCTGATACAAACAACAGGCAGCAGGggtcagacagaaacacagaaagagagaaagggaagaggAACATGACACATACTTCAGCAGCAACTTGACCTCTCGCAGAGGCAGCATATTGAAATACTTTAAGAATGTTGAATTAAATTTAGAGAGGTGAGGTGCATGCTGAATATGATAATGAGACCACCCTCTGGTTGCTGCTGGTGGAGAGGAAAGGCTTGCTCTCAGTGGCAGGGGAGTGCATGATGTCCAGGATGCGCTCGCCTGAAGATTCAGGTCTGCAGCAACAGGTAGAAATGCATTAAATGTAGCATTATTCATTACTTGAGTTTCTTTTTCACAACAAAGTTGAAGAATGTTGGCTGCAATAAAAGAGAAGATACAACCCTCACCTGGCCGCGTCCCCACATGCGAAATTGTCCACACTGTAAACAAGGAAGTGAGAATTATTAGAGAAGAAAACTTACATAGAGAGGATTAGATCTAAAGAAGACATTTATCCAGCTTCTCAACCAACTTGTGTTAAATGTCAGTTCAAATTTGACACAGTCAGTCTTTACTCACCCTCCATATGCCCCGAAAGTGAAACTTCTCTTCCTGGAGAAAGATGTgtcatttctcttttctctctccatggcTTTGCTGTCACTGTGGTTGTACATGCCAGTTTGTGACCGAGTCAATCAGAGCTGGCTAAGGTTGAATTAATTCACTCGATCACTCtgtcactcctcctcctcttcctctctgccccCTGCCTCTCACTCATTTAAGCTTccctttcctccctctgtcctgCTGTCAGACACATAGGCAGCATTAACCCGCTGCTGTTCGCAGGTATAGCAGCTGCAACAGGGtgtaagaaaaagaagacagacaCTGCTTCAAGACGTAGATCCTTATGCGCAGATAAACACCTGTTTGGTTTCTCAGGCTCCCAGAACCTGAAGATAGACTTGAGGAAATGGGTGAGGAATAAATGAGGAAATGGGTGAGACATTTTCTCCTGGAACTGTTACCCTTTGAGTCAGTGAGATCATCAATTATTGACAGCCCACACAGTTAgggtgaggagagagacagcagggGAGGGTGAAGTAAGCCAGAGGAaagggggcgagagagagaatgagaaagTGTGtgaggggtggtggggggggggggggggggggggggggggtgtaaggAAGAAAGTGAGGGGTTTAAAGTAATAAATCCAGGAAGTATGCACATTTAAATGCTGAATTTAATTTTCATTAACTCTGTGTATTACCTTATATGGTTGCTGTACtcattaaatgaaaaaagggaacatttgAACAAAGTCTTCACTATTATGCAAACTTCCCTTTGAAAAAGTCCCGGACATTTTACTTGAGTTACGAATCctacaatgacaaaaaaaacctcacaatAATTAGTATTTAATTAAAATCCTGcttgagtaaaaaaacaacaactttatcATCGAAGTGAAAGTAACTGttccaaaaataaattataatgTTCATCAAGTTTCAACTGTTTATTATTTCAGTGCAAGGTCATATCTATGAATGTTACATACATTGCTAGTCATAATTACTTAAATATTATAGGCAGTTAATatacaaaagttaaaaatgtgtagCTTTTGCAGCTCATTAGCTTAAATGAACCATTTATCCAAgtcaaaatattatttttcagCTGCTGTAACTTTTCTACCTGAACAATCCAGTTTATGTTAAATTCACATTAATTTCTGCAGGATATGTTAAATATTTCTTGAAAACGTTCTCGTTTACAGAAATTATTAAAGGCTTTACCTGGAATTAATATAGGTCTCTCTGCAGGCAATATAATTGTGTTGTATTTCACATTTATAAGAATGCTTTGAGGGGAAATTAATAAAAGCTTATACAATAGGAGGATCAATAAATTATACTGCACTTGATACACTTTTACTTAACTTTACTTTAATCATATAATTTCATTTTAAGCTGTCTACGTTTTTTTTGTTAGCTATGATCATatgtgttttaattatttttcccccattacatttcttttcatATCCATCTCAAACCAATAACAGTCCACCCTCTTCAAATGACATGTGTTTCAACAACATACAGTATCTCCCAAAGTCCTGCTTATCAATCGGCTACTTATTTACAGAAAACGGATTCAAATTCAAAACGCTATCTCCAGTTTCACGGTAGGCGGCACCAGTGTGAAGCAGAATCAATTTCATTGGAGACTCTTTACGCCACTCAAAATTTACTGTAATTTCATTGGTCAAAATCCAAAAACAGTGATGCGTGTAGGTCTGTCTTTTCTCAATGCAGCCGTACATGACCCGCGGAAGTTGGTTTGTAAAGTGAGAGATATGATGTTATTTAGCGtcaaaacagtttgaaaagcGTCGATAGTTTTCCGTGGTGTTGCTGGACGTCTCGGTTACTCTTTTGCATAAGCAGACGGACTATAAAAAGTAGGTTTGGAAGGAATTACATTCCGCACATTAAATGCAAGTAGAAAAGAGGCAAGCCGAAGTTAGCTAGCTAGCACCTTAGCGTCGTCTGATATATCGGATAAAACATCGAACTATGAGTTGGAAAACAGTCTCTTGCATTGTAAGGTTGATATATGTGACTCCAGTCATTTTGTCTGGTTGTCCTATACACGCATTGGttggttgtttctttgtgttcagCGGCATTGTTCAACTAGCAGCCTTAGTAGTTGTGTTTGTGATAAATAACTTTACTGTTAATACGTTTTTATCAGGTGACACacttacagatgttttttttaatttactgttttgtttAGCGACAGTGTTTCGTTGACACATAAagctagttaaaaaaaaaaaaaaaagaccactctgtgtgtgtctggtaaTATTACACTGGAGTTGATGACATTGTGTGACATGTTGTTGTGTCGtgtttttaacatctgttttgtttttatttagcgTGTCTTTGTTGCCTTTCCTGTTGGGGTCAACATGTTGGAGTGCGGCATGCTGGAGCAGGACAGGCGGGCTCTGCGGAAACGCTCTGCTGTTCTGTGTAAGCAGCTGGTGGTGGACGAGCTGCTCATTCAGTCCTTACAGGCGGAAGAAATCCTGACAGAGAGCATGGCAGAGAGCATCATGGTATGTGAGCACTCAAGCAGAACTTCCtctaaataaactttatttcacGATGTTATCAGCAGATGTGTCAGACTGTCcacaaaaaatgtattgcatGTTATTGTTATTCGCTCACTAATGGCGGTTGCCTATGCTCTTGATGTACATAATGCATGTGGAggaaatgtttaacattttcacactCAGGACTCATTCTTTGATGAGGGGAAACGGTGAGACGCATCGCTTCATTTGTTTGAGGTTCATAACCCGAACATGTATGGATCTACAGGGATATGCATTTCATAAAACTTGTAAGAGCTGAAATGGAGTGGCATTTGATTAAGTCTCACACGGCTAATAAAATAGCAGACAGTAAATGAAATGCTTACGGTTGAGAGAAAACAACTAAATCCGTTGTATTGTTACAATGCATTTTTGTCGGTGATCTTGAGTTTTCTGACCTGACCACCTCTCCTCTAGGCCGAGCAAACA is drawn from Labrus bergylta chromosome 8, fLabBer1.1, whole genome shotgun sequence and contains these coding sequences:
- the rap1gapl gene encoding rap1 GTPase-activating protein 2 isoform X2 → MYNHSDSKAMEREKRNDTSFSRKRSFTFGAYGGVDNFACGDAARPESSGERILDIMHSPATESKPFLSTSSNQRDTELFEIIEKLQGSRIDEQRCEFPLPLKSQMLTIGGDLPLILPSESGGYWIDPPLERLVGVSPTSSHSGPDPESYDIMERDGEAKIYHEFFRSRYHHTFTAVDLALGPLVLSVCLEEEENKLRVILRMKESSLHGVFSLSLFPNIPSAVELAKMLCDRVSVSRFEVVGHLKAPELITAFDEHRVSPNFKFGVLYQKEGQFTEEDILSNSEESEEFKDFISILGETIQLHGFSGFRGGLDVCHGQTGSEAVYTSFHGREIMFHVATKLPFTEGDPQQLQRKRHIGNDIVALVYQEGQTPFLADVIKSQFLHCFLVVRRIQSEEETEGTAYQVSVTAREDVPPFGPILPNPPIFTDRSLLREFLLTKLINAQISCYKAQRFSRLELRTRSSLLECLQAELSTQSKCMMGDPALSALPSSEGVRGVPEGSGGFIENFKRAIRVRSHSFENLGVPRKTGVSASQRPKTDKDGESDKSPGPMHGLSDSSGPAELKDQTSPQEET
- the rap1gapl gene encoding rap1 GTPase-activating protein 1 isoform X1 produces the protein MNNATFNAFLPVAADLNLQASASWTSCTPLPLRASLSSPPAATRGWSHYHIQHAPHLSKFNSTFLKYFNMLPLREVKLLLKYVSCSSSLSLFLCFCLTPAACCLYQDTELFEIIEKLQGSRIDEQRCEFPLPLKSQMLTIGGDLPLILPSESGGYWIDPPLERLVGVSPTSSHSGPDPESYDIMERDGEAKIYHEFFRSRYHHTFTAVDLALGPLVLSVCLEEEENKLRVILRMKESSLHGVFSLSLFPNIPSAVELAKMLCDRVSVSRFEVVGHLKAPELITAFDEHRVSPNFKFGVLYQKEGQFTEEDILSNSEESEEFKDFISILGETIQLHGFSGFRGGLDVCHGQTGSEAVYTSFHGREIMFHVATKLPFTEGDPQQLQRKRHIGNDIVALVYQEGQTPFLADVIKSQFLHCFLVVRRIQSEEETEGTAYQVSVTAREDVPPFGPILPNPPIFTDRSLLREFLLTKLINAQISCYKAQRFSRLELRTRSSLLECLQAELSTQSKCMMGDPALSALPSSEGVRGVPEGSGGFIENFKRAIRVRSHSFENLGVPRKTGVSASQRPKTDKDGESDKSPGPMHGLSDSSGPAELKDQTSPQEET